From a single Bacillales bacterium genomic region:
- the wecB gene encoding UDP-N-acetylglucosamine 2-epimerase (non-hydrolyzing) produces the protein MKKILTVIGARPQFVKAAPVSRVLRKTFHEVLVDTGQHYDYNMAGVFFEELKIPKPDYHLGVGSGTHGAQTGHMLIKLEEVVLKESPHAMIVYGDTNSTLAAALVASKLHIPLFHIEAGLRSFNKQMPEEINRVLTDHVSSLKFVPTETAVRNLAEEGIREGVHLVGDVMYDAVLYNLKLAKDKYTLKDFGLTKDAYYLATIHRAENTDNRERLEAIFRSLDQLSGEKVVLPLHPRTKKKLVEIDLFSFVEQSQVIQLIDPVSYLEMLLLEKQAKGIITDSGGVQKEAYFAKVPCFTLRDQTEWVETVDIGWNRLVHPVQDDLRALIQSFEEPPYQEGLYGNGGASDKIARVITEYFR, from the coding sequence ATGAAGAAAATTCTAACCGTGATCGGTGCACGGCCGCAATTTGTGAAAGCCGCACCGGTGTCAAGAGTATTGCGAAAGACTTTCCATGAAGTGCTTGTCGATACCGGCCAACATTATGATTACAATATGGCGGGTGTCTTCTTTGAAGAATTGAAGATTCCAAAACCCGATTATCATCTTGGCGTCGGATCGGGCACCCATGGGGCTCAGACCGGCCATATGCTGATCAAGCTTGAAGAAGTCGTGTTGAAAGAGTCACCTCATGCGATGATCGTCTACGGTGACACGAATTCCACATTAGCGGCAGCATTGGTGGCGAGCAAACTGCACATTCCGCTTTTTCACATTGAGGCGGGCCTGAGAAGCTTCAACAAGCAAATGCCTGAAGAAATCAATCGCGTCTTAACGGATCATGTGTCTTCCTTGAAGTTTGTGCCGACGGAAACGGCTGTCAGGAATTTGGCTGAGGAGGGCATCCGCGAAGGGGTTCATCTTGTCGGGGATGTCATGTACGATGCAGTGCTCTACAATTTGAAGCTTGCGAAAGATAAATACACGCTCAAGGACTTTGGGTTGACGAAAGATGCGTATTATTTGGCGACGATCCACCGTGCGGAAAATACCGATAACCGCGAACGACTGGAGGCGATCTTCCGATCGTTGGACCAGTTGTCCGGTGAAAAAGTCGTCCTGCCTTTGCACCCGCGCACAAAGAAAAAACTCGTCGAGATCGACCTGTTCTCGTTCGTTGAGCAGTCCCAAGTCATTCAACTCATTGATCCGGTTTCGTATTTGGAGATGCTGCTGTTGGAGAAACAGGCGAAAGGCATCATCACCGATTCAGGCGGCGTGCAAAAGGAAGCGTATTTTGCCAAAGTCCCTTGCTTCACGCTCAGAGACCAGACGGAATGGGTAGAAACCGTCGACATCGGCTGGAATCGGCTCGTCCATCCGGTGCAAGATGATTTACGCGCCCTGATTCAGTCTTTTGAAGAGCCGCCATACCAAGAAGGACTGTACGGGAACGGGGGCGCTTCTGATAAAATTGCCCGCGTGATCACGGAATATTTTCGTTGA
- a CDS encoding glycosyltransferase family 4 protein: MKLNKVCHLSTVHAPKDTRIFSKECVTLHEAGYETHFVVAAQEDFIEKGVSVHALGRRNGSRLGRMTAGLLRLYREALNVDADLYHFHDPELLLVGLLLKRKGKRVVYDVHEDVPRQILTKSYIAPIFRKGIAFLMEKLEHYAAKRFDGIVTATPFINKRFLALNANSVNVNNYPILNELSLQRQRTSRKASAVCFVGVMNEIRGIFQMIRAAELADVKLLLGGTFSNEGDRAKAVRLSGWSHVVDLGFLDRPQVAEVLDQSAAGFVVYHAAPNHIHAQPNKLFEYMSSGLPVIASHFPLWREIVEGNDCGICVDPLDPEAMAKAIWFFLDHPDEAARMGENGRRAIEEKYNWRPEGDKLVALYERLLQE, translated from the coding sequence GTGAAATTGAACAAAGTTTGTCATCTCAGCACGGTTCATGCACCGAAGGATACAAGAATTTTTTCAAAAGAGTGTGTTACGCTTCATGAGGCGGGTTACGAAACGCATTTTGTCGTTGCTGCTCAAGAAGATTTTATAGAAAAAGGGGTTTCCGTGCACGCGTTGGGGCGCAGGAACGGATCACGACTTGGCCGGATGACGGCCGGACTCCTGCGGTTGTACCGGGAAGCTTTGAACGTGGATGCGGATCTTTATCATTTTCATGATCCGGAGTTGCTGCTGGTCGGTCTCCTTTTGAAAAGGAAAGGCAAGCGTGTGGTTTATGACGTTCACGAAGATGTTCCGAGGCAAATTTTAACGAAATCCTACATTGCTCCGATTTTCCGGAAAGGGATCGCTTTTCTAATGGAAAAGCTGGAGCATTATGCGGCCAAACGTTTTGACGGCATCGTTACCGCAACCCCTTTCATCAACAAACGCTTTCTCGCTCTCAATGCCAACAGCGTGAACGTCAATAATTATCCCATCCTCAATGAACTGTCTCTGCAGCGGCAAAGGACCTCTCGGAAGGCGTCGGCGGTTTGTTTTGTTGGGGTGATGAATGAGATTCGCGGGATCTTTCAGATGATTCGAGCTGCTGAACTCGCGGATGTGAAATTGTTGCTCGGCGGTACCTTCTCCAATGAGGGCGACCGAGCGAAAGCGGTTCGATTGTCCGGGTGGTCTCACGTTGTGGATCTAGGTTTCTTGGATCGGCCGCAAGTCGCGGAAGTGCTGGATCAATCCGCGGCCGGCTTCGTCGTTTACCATGCGGCACCGAACCATATTCATGCACAGCCGAATAAGCTGTTCGAATATATGTCGAGCGGCCTCCCGGTGATTGCCTCTCATTTTCCGTTGTGGCGGGAAATTGTTGAAGGCAACGATTGCGGGATATGTGTGGATCCTCTCGATCCGGAAGCGATGGCGAAAGCGATTTGGTTCTTCCTGGATCACCCTGACGAGGCAGCGCGAATGGGTGAAAATGGGCGGCGGGCGATTGAAGAGAAATACAATTGGCGGCCCGAAGGGGACAAGCTCGTTGCGCTTTACGAGCGGTTATTGCAGGAGTAG
- the galE gene encoding UDP-glucose 4-epimerase GalE codes for MAILVTGGAGYIGSHTCVALLDAGYDLVVIDNLTNSKHIALSRIREITGKSFKFYEVDLLDRNAVNGVFAENEIEAVIHFAGYKAVGESVEMPLRYYHNNLTGTITLCEVMQDYGVNKIVFSSSATVYGMSEDVPFKEDLPLSATNPYGWSKLMIEQILRDVHTADPSWGIALLRYFNPIGAHESGRIGEDPNGIPNNLVPYITQVAVGKLDELKVFGDDYPTSDGTGVRDYIHVMDLADGHVKALEKVLKDPGVEAYNLGTGTGYSVLDMVKAFEKATGKKIPYKIAPRRSGDIATSYADPSKAERELGWKAERGIDAMCADSWRWQSGNPNGYVE; via the coding sequence ATGGCTATACTCGTAACGGGAGGAGCCGGGTATATCGGTTCGCACACTTGCGTCGCTTTGCTCGACGCGGGTTATGATCTCGTTGTCATCGATAATTTGACGAACAGCAAGCACATTGCGTTGAGCCGCATTCGCGAGATTACCGGGAAATCGTTCAAGTTCTACGAGGTGGATTTGCTCGACCGGAACGCGGTCAACGGCGTTTTTGCGGAAAATGAGATTGAGGCGGTCATTCATTTTGCCGGCTACAAGGCGGTCGGGGAGTCGGTGGAAATGCCGCTTCGCTACTACCATAACAATCTTACCGGGACGATCACGCTTTGCGAAGTGATGCAAGATTACGGTGTGAATAAAATTGTTTTCAGTTCCTCGGCGACGGTGTACGGCATGTCGGAGGATGTGCCTTTCAAGGAAGATTTGCCGCTGTCGGCGACCAACCCGTACGGCTGGTCGAAGTTGATGATTGAACAAATTCTGCGCGACGTTCATACGGCGGATCCGTCGTGGGGCATTGCGCTGCTTCGCTATTTCAATCCGATCGGGGCGCATGAGAGCGGGCGGATCGGCGAAGATCCGAACGGCATTCCGAACAACCTCGTGCCGTACATTACCCAAGTGGCGGTCGGAAAGTTGGATGAGCTGAAAGTGTTCGGCGACGATTATCCGACATCCGACGGAACCGGCGTGCGCGATTACATTCACGTGATGGACCTTGCGGACGGTCATGTGAAGGCGCTTGAGAAAGTGCTGAAAGATCCGGGCGTCGAAGCTTACAATCTCGGCACCGGCACCGGTTACAGCGTGTTGGACATGGTGAAGGCGTTTGAGAAGGCGACCGGGAAGAAGATTCCGTATAAAATTGCCCCCCGGCGCTCGGGAGACATCGCCACAAGCTACGCCGATCCATCGAAGGCGGAGCGGGAGCTCGGCTGGAAAGCGGAGCGCGGCATCGATGCGATGTGCGCAGATTCGTGGCGCTGGCAGTCCGGCAACCCGAACGGGTATGTGGAATAG